TTCAATGCGCGCGATCAGCCGCCGCGCTTGATGTCGGAACCACCATGCGGCAGGCACCATGCCAATGTCCCGCCCCAGACGCGTTTTGACACGGCCCGGGCGCGGCTCTTTGAGCATTACGACCAGCGTCCGTTTCAAAGGTCTTGCTCCATGTCGCGATGATCAATGCCAGCGTCATCATAGACCGGGCCAAACGGGATGAACCCCAGTTTCTGGTAAAAAGCCAAAGCGTGCAGTTGTGCGCCCAGTTTTACTCGCCGCACGTTGGGTTGGTTTCTTGCGATCTCAACACAGGCCCGGATCAAAGCGACTCCAAGACCGGTCCCGCGCCAGTCTGACAACACGCAAACCCGACCAATCTTGACGGTATTGCCCTCCATCACGAGCCGTGCTGTGCCAACCGGGTAATTCTCTACGCGGGCCAACAAATGCAAGGCATCCGCGT
This genomic interval from Paracoccaceae bacterium contains the following:
- a CDS encoding GNAT family N-acetyltransferase → MNVDIALSQDITTCLSLRRAVFIEEQGVSETDEVDDQDADALHLLARVENYPVGTARLVMEGNTVKIGRVCVLSDWRGTGLGVALIRACVEIARNQPNVRRVKLGAQLHALAFYQKLGFIPFGPVYDDAGIDHRDMEQDL